The genomic segment GAGTCACCTCGGCGTGTCGCGCGGAATCTCAGGCCAGGCGCACTCCCGCGAGAGTGCGCTTGCCACGACGGATCACCGCGACGCCGCCCGCGAGCGCGGCACCCTCGAAGGTGGCCTGCTCGTCGTCGACCTTCGCGTTGTTCAGGTACACGCCACCCTGGGCGAGCGCGCGCCTGGCCTCGCCGAGGCTCTGCGCGAGTCCGGAGTCGACGAGCGCCTGGACGACGGTGGTCGACTCGGTGGCCTCCGTGCCGGGGAGCTCCCCCACTGCGGCCGCGAGCGTGTCGGCGTCGAGCGCCGTGAGATCGCCCTGCCCGAAGAGCGCCTGCGACGCGGCGATCGCCGCGTCCGTGGCCTCGACCCCGTGGACCAGGGCCGTCACGTCGTACGCGAGGGCGCGCTGGGCCTCACGACGGAACGGCGCCTCGACCGTGGCCTGCTCGAGCCGCTCGATCTCGGCACGATCCCGGAACGTGAACACCTTGAGGCGGGGGATCACGTCGGCGTCATCGGTGTTGAGCCAGAACTGGTAGAACGCGTACGGGCTCGTGAGCCGAGCATCCAGCCAGACGGCGTTGCCCTCGCTCTTGCCGAACTTCGTCCCGTCGGAATTGGTGATGAGCGGGGTGCCGATGGCGTGCACGCTCACCCCCTCGGCGCGGTGGATCAGGTCGGTGCCGCTCGTGAGATTGCCCCACTGATCGCTTCCCCCGGTCTGCAGCACGCAGCCGTACGACCGGTAGAGCTCGAGGTAGTCCATCCCCTGCAGGATCTGGTAGCTGAACTCGGTGTAGCTGATGCCCGCATCGGAGTTCAGCCGCGCGGACACGGCGTCCTTCTTGAGCATCGTGCCCACACGGAAGTACTTCCCGATGTCGCGGAGGAAGTCGATGGCCGAGAGCGGCTCGGTCCAGTCGAGGTTGTTGACCATCCGGGCCGCGTTCTCGCCCTCGAAGCTGAGGTACCGCTCGATCTGTCCTCGCAGGTAGCCCACCCACTCGGCCACAGTCTCGCGCGTGTTGAGAGTGCGCTCGGCCGTCGGCCGGGGATCGCCGATCAGCCCGGTCGATCCGCCGACGAGTCCGAGCGGCTTGTGGCCGGCCAGCTGCAGCCGCCTCATCGTGAGGATCTGGACCAGGTTGCCGAGGTGCAGGCTCGGGGCCGTGGGGTCGAAGCCGCAGTAGTACGTGATGGGAGGACCGGCGAGCAGCTCCTTGAGAGCGGCGGCGTCGGTGGAGACGTGGATGAGTCCGCGCCAGACGAGTTCGTCCCAGATGTCGTCGAACGACTCGTCGTTGTGCTGCGCGGACAGGGTCGTCGTGGCACTGTCCATCACGCCTCCGAGCGTATCAGCGCTGCACGCCCCGATCCGCGCGGACGGATCGCAGCGACGGATGGACCTTGTACGGCGAGACCGTCGGCTCGTCCCGCAGGGCGAACCTCCACC from the Cnuibacter physcomitrellae genome contains:
- the tyrS gene encoding tyrosine--tRNA ligase, producing MDSATTTLSAQHNDESFDDIWDELVWRGLIHVSTDAAALKELLAGPPITYYCGFDPTAPSLHLGNLVQILTMRRLQLAGHKPLGLVGGSTGLIGDPRPTAERTLNTRETVAEWVGYLRGQIERYLSFEGENAARMVNNLDWTEPLSAIDFLRDIGKYFRVGTMLKKDAVSARLNSDAGISYTEFSYQILQGMDYLELYRSYGCVLQTGGSDQWGNLTSGTDLIHRAEGVSVHAIGTPLITNSDGTKFGKSEGNAVWLDARLTSPYAFYQFWLNTDDADVIPRLKVFTFRDRAEIERLEQATVEAPFRREAQRALAYDVTALVHGVEATDAAIAASQALFGQGDLTALDADTLAAAVGELPGTEATESTTVVQALVDSGLAQSLGEARRALAQGGVYLNNAKVDDEQATFEGAALAGGVAVIRRGKRTLAGVRLA